In Tachysurus vachellii isolate PV-2020 chromosome 1, HZAU_Pvac_v1, whole genome shotgun sequence, a genomic segment contains:
- the parvab gene encoding parvin, alpha b, producing MASSPQKSPSSPKSPSPRSPPSRKKDDSFLGKLGGTLARRKKAKEVSELQEEGMNAINLPLSPTPFELDPEDTMLEENEVRTMVDPNSRNDPKLQELMKVLIDWINDVLVGERIIVKDLAEDLYDGQVLQKLFEKLEGEKLNVAEVTQSEIAQKQKLQTVLEKINDTLKVSSRNIKWNIDSIHAKSIVAILHLLVALSQHFRAPIRLPDHVSIQVVVVQKREGILQSQQVLEEITGNTEALSGRHERDAFDTLFDHAPDKLNVVKKTLLTFVNKHLNKLNLEVSELDTQFADGVYLVLLMGLLEGYFVPLYNFFLTPDNFDHKVHNVSFSFELMQDGGLEKPKPRPEDIVNCDLKSTLRVLYNLFTKYRNVE from the exons ATGGCTTCGTCTCCTCAGAAGTCTCCGTCCTCTCCGAAATCTCCGAGTCCCAGATCACCGCCCTCCAGGAAAAAGGACGACTCCTTCCTCGGGAAACTCGGAGGAACTTTGGCCAGAAGAAAAAAGGCAAAAGAAG TTTCGGAGCTCCAAGAAGAGGGCATGAATGCAATCAACCTGCCTCTGAGTCCCACTCCGTTTGAGCTGGATCCTGAGGACACCATGCTGG aggAGAACGAAGTCCGCACGATGGTCGATCCCAATTCCAGAAATGACCCTAAACTCCAGGAGCTCATGAAG GTGCTGATCGACTGGATCAACGATGTTTTAGTGGGAGAGCGAATCATCGTCAAAGATCTAGCTGAGGACCTTTATGATGGACAGGTTCTTCAGAAGCTctttg aaAAGCTGGAAGGAGAGAAACTTAATGTCGCTGAGGTCACACAGTCCGAGATTGCCCAGAAGCAGAAGCTTCAGACTGTCCTGGAAAAGATCAATGACACACTCAAAGTGTCCTCCAGGAACATCAAATGGAACATTGACT CAATACATGCTAAGAGCATAGTCGCCATTCTTCACTTGTTGGTGGCTCTATCTCAGCACTTCCGCGCTCCGATCCGTCTCCCAGACCACGTGTCTATACAAGTAGTCGTGGTTCAG AAACGTGAGGGCATCCTTCAGTCTCAGCAGGTCCTAGAGGAAATTACTGGCAACACCGA GGCTTTATCTGGAAGACATG AGCGTGATGCCTTCGACACCTTGTTCGATCATGCACCAGACAAGTTGAACGTTGTTAAAAAA ACTCTTTTGACTTTTGTGAACAAGCACTTGAACAAGTTGAACCTGGAGGTGTCTGAGCTCGACACACAG TTTGCTGACGGCGTCTACCTGGTATTGCTGATGGGGCTCCTGGAAGGATATTTTGTTCCATTGTATAACTTCTTCCTCACTCCAGATAATTTTGACCATAAG GTGCACAACGTTTCATTTTCCTTTGAGCTGATGCAAGATGGCGGTTTGGAGAAGCCGAAACCAAGGCCCGAGG